Proteins found in one Opitutaceae bacterium genomic segment:
- a CDS encoding beta-ketoacyl-[acyl-carrier-protein] synthase family protein, with protein sequence MPKVFITGLGFITSIGNDQKTVLNNLQACRHGIVAYPPFAAPEVPVKVAAPVRDFVTESVDSEDWMIPAPYSIRREILRGMSPNSLYAYCAMQQAIEDARLTEPDFSNEETGLYAASGGSPRMLSFTLTRMNSQGVMRCSPLAIVAGIAGTVNFNLVAHFRIKGASTGFASACASSAHAAGFAHDEIAIGRQKRMFVVGAEDGNADSILPFAAMRALSLNPNPELASRPFDSGRDGFVGTGGATVLVFESEDEVQRRGVTPYCEVVGWGQASDGYNVAISHPEGLGLANAMRRTFASTGVCTSEIDYINAHATSTPIGDVAEAKALQAVFGDEVSRVRVSSTKALTGHGLSLAGAMETGFCALALRHQFVPGNPHTRNLDPQCSFLNLPAATVKGPVTTVLNNSSGFGGANVSLLLRKV encoded by the coding sequence ATGCCAAAAGTTTTCATTACCGGCCTTGGTTTCATCACCAGTATCGGGAACGACCAGAAGACCGTTCTAAACAATCTCCAAGCCTGCCGACACGGCATTGTGGCTTATCCGCCATTCGCAGCCCCGGAGGTTCCCGTGAAGGTGGCCGCTCCCGTTCGGGACTTTGTTACAGAGTCCGTGGATTCGGAGGATTGGATGATTCCCGCTCCGTACAGTATTCGGCGCGAGATACTCAGGGGCATGAGCCCCAACTCGCTTTATGCATACTGCGCGATGCAACAGGCAATAGAGGACGCAAGGCTTACCGAACCCGATTTCTCGAATGAGGAGACGGGTCTCTATGCGGCGTCGGGCGGCTCTCCGCGAATGTTGAGCTTCACGCTTACGCGGATGAACTCACAAGGCGTGATGCGTTGTTCTCCCCTTGCAATCGTCGCGGGTATCGCAGGCACAGTGAATTTCAATCTTGTCGCCCATTTCCGGATCAAGGGCGCGTCAACCGGCTTTGCCTCGGCCTGTGCTTCGTCCGCACACGCAGCCGGCTTTGCCCACGACGAGATCGCCATCGGCCGACAGAAACGCATGTTTGTCGTCGGTGCGGAGGACGGTAATGCTGATAGCATTCTTCCGTTTGCCGCCATGCGCGCCCTCAGCCTCAACCCGAACCCCGAACTCGCCTCACGGCCTTTTGATTCCGGGCGTGATGGCTTCGTGGGCACCGGTGGTGCAACAGTCCTTGTTTTCGAAAGTGAGGATGAAGTTCAGCGGCGCGGCGTGACTCCCTATTGCGAAGTCGTAGGCTGGGGCCAGGCATCAGATGGATACAACGTTGCCATTTCGCACCCGGAGGGCTTGGGCTTGGCAAACGCAATGCGTCGTACTTTCGCTTCCACAGGTGTGTGCACCTCGGAGATTGATTATATAAACGCGCACGCGACCTCCACGCCAATTGGAGACGTAGCCGAGGCAAAGGCGTTGCAGGCGGTTTTCGGCGATGAAGTCTCGCGGGTGCGCGTGAGCAGCACGAAGGCATTGACCGGGCACGGGTTGTCATTGGCCGGTGCGATGGAAACTGGTTTTTGCGCGCTTGCGCTCCGGCATCAGTTTGTTCCTGGCAATCCCCACACACGCAACCTCGATCCCCAGTGTTCCTTCCTCAATCTGCCGGCCGCGACGGTAAAAGGACCCGTGACGACTGTTCTAAACAATAGCAGCGGTTTCGGTGGAGCGAACGTGTCCCTCCTGTTGCGCAAGGTTTAA
- a CDS encoding glycosyltransferase: MAKVRILVLTSSTGGGHDARAQAFAEWCFQLYRHQVDVRIEQMLERSSVINRSGVNFYNWIQRRLPALHTAFFAFVELLSFLNRRSVRLGRAYYESVLRTYRPHLVFSVHDCLNRGYFQLARRVLAPDPVKCVTYCGEFAGGWGYSINWIEPSADLYISRTPTARDYAIKKGISPDRASVRGHLQRPRTHLEVLSNGARKDYLVKKLGLRHDLFTVFLATGGNGANNHLDLLPALVKHQDRCQAIVICGKNIEAYNALIHWRANHPEFNCYVEGYSEVVHLLMQCSDAIVTRGGTTTCAKALHFRCPIVFNGFGGIMPQESLTWKFFRNGAQSPLIANAADFGKLMDSWLLTPSIYSEYAKRFDALRYEEDPTLVIDEIVGLAEEAATTKLKRHVFPPRNGSMSPVPRRDEPQWFL, translated from the coding sequence GTGGCAAAAGTACGCATTCTGGTTCTTACATCGAGTACGGGAGGAGGACATGACGCGCGCGCTCAGGCGTTCGCCGAATGGTGTTTTCAGTTGTACCGCCACCAGGTGGACGTGCGGATCGAGCAAATGCTCGAGCGATCCTCGGTCATCAATCGCTCCGGGGTCAATTTCTACAATTGGATACAGCGGCGGCTTCCGGCCCTCCACACGGCATTCTTCGCGTTTGTGGAGCTTTTGAGTTTTCTCAACAGGAGGTCCGTGAGGCTCGGGCGAGCGTATTATGAGTCCGTCCTGCGTACATACCGGCCGCACCTGGTATTCAGCGTCCATGACTGCCTCAACCGAGGCTATTTCCAACTCGCACGCCGGGTGCTCGCTCCAGACCCGGTCAAGTGTGTGACGTATTGCGGCGAGTTCGCGGGAGGCTGGGGTTACAGCATCAATTGGATCGAGCCGAGTGCCGACCTGTACATCTCGCGCACGCCGACGGCGCGGGATTATGCGATCAAGAAAGGCATCTCGCCGGACCGCGCCAGCGTTCGTGGCCATCTGCAGCGTCCGCGCACCCACCTGGAAGTCCTTTCAAATGGCGCCCGCAAGGACTACTTGGTCAAGAAGCTCGGTCTCAGGCACGATCTTTTCACCGTGTTCCTGGCAACGGGTGGGAATGGGGCGAACAACCACCTCGATCTGCTCCCGGCCTTGGTGAAACACCAGGACCGGTGCCAGGCGATCGTGATCTGTGGGAAGAACATCGAGGCGTACAATGCGCTGATCCACTGGCGTGCAAACCACCCCGAGTTCAACTGCTACGTTGAGGGATACTCCGAGGTAGTGCACCTGCTCATGCAATGCAGTGATGCGATTGTCACCCGCGGTGGCACGACCACGTGTGCCAAGGCTCTCCATTTCCGGTGCCCGATCGTGTTCAACGGTTTTGGCGGGATCATGCCGCAGGAAAGTCTCACGTGGAAATTCTTCCGCAATGGCGCACAGTCTCCGCTCATTGCTAACGCAGCAGATTTCGGGAAGCTCATGGATTCCTGGCTGCTTACGCCGAGCATTTACTCCGAATACGCGAAACGTTTTGACGCGTTGCGCTATGAGGAGGACCCCACGCTGGTGATTGATGAAATTGTCGGGCTCGCCGAGGAAGCCGCCACCACGAAATTGAAGCGGCATGTGTTTCCGCCCCGGAACGGTTCAATGAGTCCGGTACCCCGGCGCGACGAGCCGCAATGGTTCCTCTAA
- a CDS encoding glycosyltransferase, whose translation MIFLDTPGAALGAPKSGLNRVRQRLGEALGTDALAAVWRDGDWHAPEGAVPPSADDWILVPGLFSEAERPGLVLRLAGGGCRCAAIFHDAIPIKRPDISWAHSVARHPGYMKLLAQFDHVFCVSRASEAELHGYWRWLGVLAKARTSVLQLGADFASIGRVTEPSGDSGVRFLCVGILEPRKNQDFLLDVCEGLWASGLHFGIDFVGRVNPEFGRPIARRVGKAKASGRDVRHLKGLGDKELERLYRNSRAVLFPSVAEGCGLPLLEALWLGTTCIHSDLPPLLENAEGGGTCAVALNDFSAWTHVLRRAVSDDRWIGELRAQARARELPTWDQAAGQVRRTLGARL comes from the coding sequence ATGATATTTCTGGATACACCGGGCGCCGCGCTTGGCGCGCCAAAATCAGGCCTAAATCGGGTCCGCCAGAGGCTCGGTGAAGCGCTTGGGACAGATGCCCTGGCCGCGGTTTGGCGCGATGGCGACTGGCATGCTCCCGAGGGCGCGGTGCCGCCCTCCGCTGACGACTGGATTCTGGTGCCAGGGCTTTTTTCCGAGGCGGAGCGGCCGGGCTTGGTACTGCGCCTGGCGGGGGGTGGATGCAGGTGCGCCGCAATCTTCCATGACGCCATTCCGATCAAGCGGCCGGATATCAGCTGGGCGCACAGTGTCGCGAGGCATCCTGGCTACATGAAGCTGCTCGCGCAGTTTGATCATGTTTTCTGCGTCTCACGCGCAAGTGAAGCGGAACTCCATGGGTACTGGCGTTGGCTTGGCGTCTTGGCAAAGGCCCGGACAAGCGTGCTCCAGCTTGGGGCGGACTTTGCGTCGATCGGGCGGGTGACCGAGCCAAGCGGGGACAGCGGCGTTCGATTCCTTTGCGTCGGCATACTCGAGCCGCGGAAAAACCAAGACTTCCTGCTTGATGTCTGCGAAGGCTTGTGGGCCTCGGGGCTGCATTTCGGCATCGATTTTGTGGGGCGCGTGAATCCTGAGTTTGGCCGACCCATTGCACGGCGTGTCGGGAAGGCCAAGGCAAGCGGACGTGATGTGAGACACCTGAAAGGCCTTGGGGACAAGGAACTCGAGCGACTGTATCGGAATTCTCGTGCGGTGCTGTTCCCTTCGGTGGCCGAAGGGTGTGGCCTGCCACTCCTCGAGGCCCTTTGGTTGGGGACAACCTGCATTCATTCCGACCTGCCACCCTTGCTTGAGAATGCCGAAGGCGGGGGAACCTGCGCGGTGGCGCTCAACGATTTTTCGGCCTGGACCCATGTGCTACGCAGGGCGGTGTCGGATGACCGCTGGATCGGCGAGCTTCGCGCACAGGCGCGAGCCAGGGAGCTTCCGACCTGGGACCAGGCGGCGGGGCAAGTGCGGCGGACACTCGGCGCGCGGTTGTGA
- a CDS encoding pyridoxal phosphate-dependent aminotransferase family protein, translating to MAFSFFSNNKKAILNRCREDYTTKMRLKYAPYYHAMDAQTGTTIRMGSREMIMLSSNDYLGLSFHPKVIEAGRAAILKWGTSTTGARTSNGSRAFHVELEEKLATFVGREACHVHAAGYLSCMASVASFAQKGDLILADKNLHSCLWDGIRLSHATVERFSHNNPLDLREVLSSAPSTVAKMLVVEGVYSMEGHIAKLPELTNVGEEYGCFTVLDDAHGFGVLGRQGRGTVDHFGLNERVDVMCASMSKSLASTGGFVAGSRDVIEYLRTNSKQTIFSAALSPSQAAVATASLEIMQTEPEHHERLWRNTRKYREILSSLGLDTWGSETPAVPIVLGSKEPVYRFWQALLEKGVFTVMSIAPAVPPGKDLIRTAISALHTDEQLERIGEAMAYAVKKL from the coding sequence ATGGCGTTCTCTTTCTTCTCCAACAATAAAAAGGCCATCCTAAACCGCTGCCGGGAGGACTACACCACGAAGATGCGTCTAAAGTACGCACCGTACTACCACGCCATGGACGCGCAGACGGGCACGACGATCCGGATGGGCAGTCGCGAGATGATCATGCTCTCGAGCAATGATTACCTCGGCCTGAGTTTTCACCCCAAGGTCATTGAGGCGGGACGAGCCGCCATCCTCAAGTGGGGCACCAGCACCACCGGCGCGCGCACGTCGAACGGCTCGCGCGCATTTCACGTCGAGCTCGAAGAAAAGCTCGCCACCTTTGTCGGACGCGAGGCATGCCATGTCCACGCTGCAGGCTACCTGTCCTGCATGGCCAGCGTCGCTTCGTTCGCGCAAAAAGGCGACCTGATCCTCGCGGACAAAAACCTGCACTCCTGCTTGTGGGATGGAATCCGGCTCTCCCACGCCACCGTGGAACGCTTTTCCCACAACAACCCGCTCGACCTGCGAGAGGTCCTCAGCTCCGCCCCGTCCACCGTCGCCAAGATGCTTGTCGTCGAAGGCGTCTATTCGATGGAGGGACACATCGCCAAGCTGCCCGAGCTCACCAACGTGGGCGAGGAGTATGGGTGCTTCACTGTCCTCGATGATGCCCATGGTTTCGGCGTCCTGGGCCGCCAGGGCCGCGGCACCGTCGACCATTTCGGCCTCAACGAACGCGTCGACGTGATGTGCGCGAGCATGTCAAAGTCCCTCGCGAGCACGGGTGGCTTCGTCGCCGGGTCCCGAGACGTGATCGAGTACCTGCGTACCAACTCGAAGCAGACCATCTTCAGCGCCGCCCTCAGCCCCAGCCAGGCCGCCGTCGCCACCGCCTCGCTCGAGATCATGCAAACGGAGCCCGAGCACCACGAACGGCTCTGGCGAAACACCCGCAAGTATCGGGAAATTCTTTCGAGCCTCGGCCTCGACACGTGGGGAAGTGAGACACCCGCCGTACCGATCGTCCTCGGCTCCAAGGAACCGGTCTATCGTTTCTGGCAGGCGTTGCTCGAAAAGGGAGTCTTTACGGTAATGTCGATCGCCCCTGCGGTTCCTCCGGGCAAGGACCTCATTCGCACCGCCATCTCCGCGCTTCACACCGATGAGCAACTCGAGCGCATCGGCGAGGCAATGGCCTACGCAGTGAAGAAGCTCTAG
- a CDS encoding glycosyltransferase — translation MIWVDTTHTAHSGARTGVQKVVRAIIRELPGAQPLTFDPFARHWRELKSWERRRLAGAGPVSAKRSAKWPWHARLAGWLDRARATRTPLPSGKAVLLPEIFGPDVGTHLATLRQQGQGPIAAVFHDAIALKLPELSPPATVARFPSYLRELAQCDAIAAVSDDSRRALETFWSWAGIDRPPPVTTLPLGVDRPTLPPSPLPTGTPVVLCVGTLEGRKNHVSFLSACQMLWSQGLKFEVVLIGHAHQVTGATALRKVAELSTTYPLRYYGSVSDADLERAYNASSFTVYPSLMEGFGLPVLESVIRGRPCICGLGGALRETASGGGCLGVTEPTVNGFASAMATLIQQRPLLEKLAHEATHRQFRTWQEYSVELECWLLKLATKAL, via the coding sequence GTGATCTGGGTCGACACCACACACACTGCACATTCGGGCGCACGCACCGGCGTTCAGAAAGTAGTCCGCGCCATCATCCGCGAATTGCCGGGCGCCCAGCCCCTTACCTTCGATCCGTTCGCACGACACTGGCGGGAACTCAAGTCATGGGAGCGTCGCAGGCTTGCAGGCGCAGGTCCGGTTTCCGCGAAACGTTCGGCCAAATGGCCATGGCACGCGCGACTGGCTGGCTGGCTTGACCGGGCGAGGGCAACGAGAACACCGCTCCCTTCGGGCAAGGCCGTTCTGCTTCCGGAGATCTTTGGTCCCGACGTGGGGACCCATCTGGCTACACTCCGTCAACAGGGACAGGGCCCCATCGCCGCCGTCTTTCACGATGCCATAGCCCTGAAATTGCCCGAGCTTTCACCTCCGGCAACGGTCGCCCGCTTCCCGTCTTACCTGAGAGAACTCGCCCAATGCGATGCCATCGCAGCCGTATCCGATGACTCTCGCCGGGCCCTCGAGACCTTCTGGTCATGGGCGGGTATCGACCGGCCGCCACCCGTCACGACACTCCCGCTCGGTGTGGATCGCCCGACCCTCCCCCCCTCCCCCCTCCCGACGGGCACACCGGTCGTCCTCTGCGTGGGCACGCTCGAGGGTCGAAAAAACCACGTTTCCTTCCTCTCTGCCTGCCAGATGCTCTGGTCCCAGGGTCTGAAGTTCGAGGTTGTCCTGATCGGCCATGCGCACCAAGTCACCGGAGCCACGGCCTTGCGCAAGGTGGCTGAACTCTCCACCACGTATCCGCTGCGCTATTACGGTTCAGTCTCCGACGCAGACCTTGAGCGGGCCTACAACGCCAGTAGTTTCACCGTTTACCCTTCTTTAATGGAGGGCTTTGGACTGCCAGTCCTGGAGTCCGTCATCCGCGGGCGCCCCTGCATCTGCGGCTTGGGCGGGGCCCTGCGGGAAACGGCCTCGGGCGGAGGCTGCCTGGGCGTCACCGAGCCCACCGTGAATGGGTTCGCTTCAGCGATGGCCACGCTGATCCAGCAACGCCCCCTGCTCGAGAAGCTTGCGCACGAAGCCACCCATCGACAGTTTCGCACCTGGCAGGAGTATTCGGTCGAGCTCGAATGCTGGCTTCTGAAACTTGCAACGAAGGCCCTTTAA
- a CDS encoding glycosyltransferase family 4 protein, translated as MAAPVHTLAPVSSRGPTIVYLYTTFPKATETFLQREMTALLAQGLDVRLYSLWGGGGEFQGRPVRVFNKWRLLELLWMIPWVALTRSRFFGILLKGLVTRRPPSWINFWENMLGAGFAGLFHREIKRLGPVWVHAAWSGGPATAAWCLRHLIGTRYSAGAHAYDIYEYGGDWWLEEKLADAAFIHTSTEMAKRSLVERGIADAKVEVIRRGLNELPPAKALRSPRLPLRLLCVARLVEKKGLPQQLQIYAALKARGIPFEARLIGDGPLRRMLEAEISSLGLPSHVFLAGHLSQQEVRQAYEWADVLLHTGIVARSGDRDGLPNVIPEAMAAGVLVVTSPAAATTEAITDEVSGLVADVHEPGTWVRALERLASDDALAERLRRGARAWVEREFDAAKNSGRLHALLTRHAAPV; from the coding sequence GTGGCAGCACCGGTGCACACACTCGCTCCTGTGTCGTCTCGCGGCCCGACCATTGTCTACCTCTACACCACCTTTCCCAAGGCAACGGAGACCTTCCTGCAGCGCGAGATGACGGCGCTTCTGGCGCAGGGCTTGGATGTCAGGCTCTATTCGCTTTGGGGTGGCGGAGGTGAGTTTCAGGGGAGGCCGGTGCGGGTTTTCAACAAATGGCGCCTCCTCGAGTTGCTTTGGATGATTCCGTGGGTGGCGCTTACACGTTCGCGGTTCTTCGGCATACTCTTGAAGGGTCTTGTCACCAGGCGGCCACCGTCGTGGATAAACTTTTGGGAGAACATGCTCGGGGCCGGGTTTGCGGGCTTGTTCCATCGCGAGATCAAGCGCCTTGGCCCCGTCTGGGTGCATGCCGCTTGGAGCGGGGGTCCAGCCACTGCTGCCTGGTGCCTGCGGCACCTAATCGGCACCCGGTACTCGGCGGGCGCGCATGCGTATGACATTTACGAATACGGGGGCGATTGGTGGCTGGAAGAAAAACTGGCGGACGCGGCCTTCATTCACACCTCGACCGAGATGGCAAAACGGAGCCTTGTTGAGCGCGGAATTGCGGACGCAAAGGTGGAGGTGATCCGGAGGGGCTTGAATGAGCTTCCCCCTGCCAAGGCGTTGCGTTCCCCGCGACTGCCACTGCGGCTGCTTTGCGTCGCCCGACTGGTTGAAAAAAAGGGGCTGCCGCAGCAATTGCAGATCTATGCAGCGCTCAAGGCTAGGGGCATCCCGTTTGAGGCGCGCCTGATTGGAGATGGGCCGCTCCGGCGGATGCTGGAGGCCGAGATCTCCTCCCTTGGGTTGCCTTCGCATGTTTTCCTCGCAGGACACCTTTCCCAGCAAGAAGTCCGGCAAGCCTATGAGTGGGCCGACGTACTCCTGCACACGGGGATCGTTGCCCGCAGCGGCGATCGAGACGGCTTGCCGAATGTGATTCCCGAGGCCATGGCGGCCGGTGTGCTCGTGGTCACGTCCCCGGCGGCCGCGACGACCGAGGCGATCACCGACGAAGTTTCAGGGCTGGTGGCGGATGTCCACGAGCCGGGCACGTGGGTGCGTGCCCTCGAACGCCTCGCGTCGGACGACGCCCTGGCCGAGCGTCTCCGGCGAGGCGCACGCGCCTGGGTGGAACGCGAGTTTGATGCCGCGAAAAACTCAGGGAGGCTCCACGCGCTTCTCACCAGGCACGCCGCTCCTGTATGA
- a CDS encoding SDR family NAD(P)-dependent oxidoreductase: MSHPKLSSPPRTAWVSGATSGLGEALVRALLSQQVRVWGTARDISRLSKFSEARTFVPVCMDLEEERKAVASFVQADREAQGFDLVIHNAGFGVFGPFALVPASQWVGQVGAMVTTLVHLNHLGFSRMLKRGSGTLVNVSSVAVEHPLPFMAGYNAAKAALSALSESLMFEARGTRVQVIDFRPADLRTDFNGAMRRPDYPPVEDPRVFAAWSALTRNLERAPMPECAVKDLWRGVDRGRSGTIYSGSFFQARLAPTFAKLAPQAIRRAVAARYFGVS; this comes from the coding sequence GTGAGCCACCCCAAACTGTCTTCACCGCCACGCACGGCGTGGGTCTCGGGTGCCACTTCTGGCTTGGGTGAAGCTCTTGTGCGCGCACTCCTGAGTCAGCAAGTGCGCGTGTGGGGGACTGCGCGGGACATCAGCCGTCTGAGTAAATTCTCCGAAGCCCGCACGTTTGTACCGGTGTGCATGGACTTGGAGGAGGAACGGAAGGCCGTCGCTTCGTTTGTCCAGGCGGATCGAGAGGCGCAGGGATTTGATTTGGTAATTCACAATGCCGGTTTTGGGGTATTCGGGCCCTTCGCGTTGGTGCCGGCGTCGCAATGGGTGGGGCAGGTGGGAGCTATGGTGACGACGCTCGTTCATCTCAACCATCTCGGCTTTAGCCGAATGCTCAAACGTGGCTCAGGTACGTTGGTCAACGTTTCATCCGTCGCGGTGGAGCATCCGTTGCCGTTCATGGCCGGGTACAACGCGGCCAAGGCTGCGCTCTCGGCGCTGAGCGAGAGTCTTATGTTTGAGGCTCGGGGAACGCGGGTGCAGGTTATTGATTTTCGCCCCGCTGACCTGCGCACAGATTTCAACGGAGCGATGCGTCGCCCCGATTACCCACCGGTGGAGGATCCTCGAGTCTTTGCAGCCTGGAGTGCATTGACACGCAATCTAGAGAGGGCGCCTATGCCGGAATGTGCGGTGAAGGACCTCTGGCGGGGGGTGGATCGCGGCCGCTCTGGGACAATCTATTCAGGAAGCTTCTTCCAGGCGCGCCTCGCGCCAACTTTTGCAAAACTGGCTCCCCAGGCCATTCGGCGTGCGGTGGCAGCGCGCTATTTTGGAGTTTCCTAA
- the purD gene encoding phosphoribosylamine--glycine ligase → MSLPRSVLIVGSGGREHALVKACLASPAKPRLLVAPGNAGIAADAACAPVAADDIAGLVALAQREKVDFVIVGPEVPLSLGLVDALKAAGIPAYGPKKDGARLEASKIFTKQILLKYGIPTAAAGVFTQVEPALAYLRTRSIPIVVKADGLAAGKGVVVAQTLAEAEQAVRDMLEGGRFGASGSQILIEDCLFGDETSILVVVSGRDYFILPVSQDHKRVGDGDTGPNTGGMGTYSPAEVVTPHLLGRIDREIVAPSVNAIAEEGIDFRGTLFIGIMLTPEGPSVLEYNTRFGDPETQVVLPRVDGDVLTLLWAATQGHLKQVNPGVRPEAAICVVIAAKGYPDKFPKGDRIELPEKLPPATTILHAGTAKNDQGQVVTNGGRVLGVTALAPSLAEAAARAYAACEQITCASKYYRRDIGARQLKRP, encoded by the coding sequence ATGTCCTTGCCTCGTTCAGTCCTCATCGTCGGCTCCGGCGGTCGCGAACACGCCTTGGTGAAAGCCTGCCTGGCCTCTCCAGCCAAGCCCCGGCTTCTCGTGGCGCCGGGAAATGCCGGCATCGCGGCGGATGCTGCCTGTGCGCCGGTAGCTGCAGACGACATCGCAGGGCTGGTCGCCCTCGCCCAACGCGAGAAGGTCGACTTCGTGATCGTGGGACCCGAGGTCCCCCTGTCGCTCGGGCTGGTGGACGCGCTTAAAGCCGCCGGCATACCTGCCTACGGACCAAAGAAAGACGGCGCCCGCCTTGAAGCCTCGAAGATTTTCACCAAGCAAATCCTTCTCAAATACGGGATTCCGACCGCCGCAGCAGGGGTGTTCACCCAAGTCGAGCCCGCCCTCGCCTACCTGCGCACGCGCTCCATCCCGATCGTCGTGAAAGCCGACGGCCTCGCCGCAGGCAAGGGCGTCGTCGTCGCCCAGACTCTCGCCGAGGCCGAACAGGCTGTCCGCGACATGCTCGAGGGTGGACGCTTTGGAGCCAGCGGCAGCCAGATCCTCATCGAGGACTGCCTGTTCGGGGATGAGACGTCGATCCTCGTGGTCGTGTCCGGCCGCGACTACTTCATTCTCCCGGTCTCACAGGACCACAAACGCGTGGGCGATGGAGACACCGGACCAAACACGGGCGGAATGGGCACTTACTCGCCGGCGGAAGTTGTCACGCCACACTTGCTGGGCAGGATCGATCGTGAAATCGTGGCGCCTTCCGTCAACGCCATTGCCGAGGAAGGCATCGACTTCCGGGGCACTCTCTTCATCGGAATCATGCTCACCCCGGAAGGGCCGAGTGTCCTCGAGTACAACACCCGCTTCGGCGACCCCGAAACCCAGGTTGTCCTTCCTCGCGTCGATGGCGATGTTCTGACTTTGCTCTGGGCTGCAACCCAGGGGCATCTTAAACAGGTCAACCCCGGCGTCCGCCCCGAAGCCGCCATCTGCGTGGTCATCGCCGCCAAGGGGTACCCTGACAAGTTCCCGAAGGGCGACCGGATAGAACTCCCCGAGAAGCTCCCCCCCGCCACCACGATTCTTCATGCCGGCACCGCCAAGAACGACCAGGGCCAGGTCGTCACCAATGGAGGCCGCGTCCTGGGTGTGACCGCACTCGCCCCCTCCCTGGCCGAGGCCGCAGCCCGCGCCTACGCCGCCTGCGAACAGATCACCTGCGCTTCCAAATACTACCGCCGCGACATCGGGGCGCGCCAACTGAAGCGCCCGTGA